From a single Pelodiscus sinensis isolate JC-2024 chromosome 4, ASM4963464v1, whole genome shotgun sequence genomic region:
- the GCHFR gene encoding GTP cyclohydrolase 1 feedback regulatory protein isoform X2, which yields MYCCPAVQEVGPTMVGDEHSDRHLMDYLGAIKRNMLGNHFWEYYVNDAPRIVLDKLEKYGYRVVSMTGVGQTLVWCLHKE from the exons GAAGTTGGACCCACGATGGTTGGAGATGAACATTCTGATCGACATCTGATGGACTACCTGGGTGCCATTAAGAGGAACATGCTGGGGAACCATTT CTGGGAGTACTACGTGAACGACGCACCCCGTATTGTGTTGGACAAGCTGGAGAAATATGGCTACCGCGTGGTCAGCATGACAGGGGTGGGCCAGACTCTGGTTTGGTGTCTCCACAAGGAGTAA
- the C4H15orf62 gene encoding uncharacterized protein C15orf62 homolog, mitochondrial gives MDTWRRGSIKSTTFFKRLSFRRHKKLGNQVIILNQNSQTLENSGQYKREPLRDLKDKSEYLLCKSEQNLAQAQAPPKPPRLYLDSSSCPNIIDHTESHSTAISFSSATPQYHKATQTHVTNSHTDQATDWGTSETGSDLFLSFKVDLGLSLLEDVLQTLRKQNPRDYAA, from the coding sequence ATGGATACTTGGCGGAGAGGATCCATCAAATCCACAACGTTCTTCAAGCGTCTTTCGTTCAGGAGGCATAAAAAGCTGGGTAATCAAGTCATCATCTTGAatcagaacagccagacactTGAGAACAGTGGACAGTACAAGAGGGAACCACTAAGAGACCTGAAGGATAAATCAGAGTACCTGTTATGTAAAAGTGAGCAAAACCTAGCCCAAGCTCAGGCACCTCCAAAGCCACCCCGACTGTATCTAGACAGTTCCAGCTGCCCCAACATAATTGACCACACGGAGTCTCACTCTACAGCCATTTCCTTTTCCAGTGCTACTCCTCAGTACCATAAAGCCACGCAAACACACGTGACTAACTCCCACACAGACCAGGCTACGGACTGGGGGACCTCTGAAACTGGCTCTGACCTCTTTCTTTCCTTCAAAGTGGACTTGGGGCTATCACTCCTGGAAGATGTTCTGCAGACTCTCAGGAAACAGAATCCAAGAGATTATGCAGCTTGA